One Thalassophryne amazonica chromosome 10, fThaAma1.1, whole genome shotgun sequence genomic region harbors:
- the LOC117518803 gene encoding N-acetyllactosaminide beta-1,3-N-acetylglucosaminyltransferase 3-like translates to MRIYSYIKSITILLLGVICLLILIFNKNHNDVLSAYLQIKMKNLEKNLDPDRTDSEKMPPSDKPYVYNWEPCKQNMSAQHIANFKTLPKIIQHFLYYRHCRHFPMLLDVPNKCGGANRSSDVFLLLVIKSSPPNYERREVLRKTWAKERLQNGVWIRRIFISGTSDVGFENVRLNKLLKLEHQEYNDILQWDFYDSFFNLTLKQILFLEWMERNCPHARFLLNGDDDVFANTDNMVDFLQGLKDNNGDKHLYIGHLIQYVGPIRDKWSKYYVPVQVYESESYPPYCGGGGFLLSGYTAMVIYSMSHSIELLPIDDVYLGMCLKKAGLSPVSHMGVKTAGLRIPSKKEDQYHPCYYKEILLVHRFLPLQIYIMWQRVHEANLNCSFSKTVLLKKRHH, encoded by the coding sequence ATGAGGATATACTCGTACATCAAGTCAATAACAATCCTCTTGCTGGGAGTTATTTGTCTGTTGATCCTTATTTTCAACAAAAATCATAATGATGTCCTATCTGCCTATCTCCAAATCAAGATGAAGAATCTTGAGAAAAACCTTGACCCTGACCGTACTGACAGTGAGAAGATGCCTCCCAGTGATAAGCCCTATGTATATAACTGGGAACCCTGCAAGCAAAATATGTCGGCACAGCACATCGCAAACTTCAAAACTCTTCCGAAAATCATTCAGCACTTTCTTTACTACCGTCACTGTCGTCATTTTCCCATGCTGCTGGATGTTCCTAACAAATGTGGAGGAGCCAACAGGTCTTCTGATGTATTTCTTCTGTTGGTTATCAAAAGCTCCCCCCCGAATTACGAGAGACGGGAGGTGCTACGCAAAACCTGGGCGAAAGAGAGATTACAGAATGGTGTGTGGATCAGACGGATCTTCATCTCAGGAACCTCAGATGTTGGTTTTGAGAATGTGAGGCTGAACAAGCTCCTCAAGCTGGAACATCAAGAGTACAATGACATTCTTCAGTGGGACTTTTACGACTCCTTCTTTAACCTCACCTTGAAGCAGATCCTCTTCCTGGAATGGATGGAAAGAAACTGTCCACACGCCCGCTTTCTCCtgaatggtgatgatgatgtcttTGCCAacacggacaacatggtggatttTCTCCAAGGTCTCAAAGACAATAATGGAGACAAACACCTATATATAGGTCACCTGATTCAGTATGTGGGACCAATTAGAGATAAATGGAGCAAATACTATGTACCAGTTCAGGTGTACGAGTCAGAGTCATACCCTCCCTACTGTGGAGGTGGAGGCTTCCTCCTGTCTGGTTACACAGCTATGGTCATATACTCTATGTCTCATTCCATCGAGCTTCTTCCCATTGATGATGTCTATTTGGGGATGTGTTTAAAGAAAGCAGGACTTTCACCAGTTTCCCATATGGGTGTAAAGACAGCAGGACTCCGCATTCCCTCAAAAAAAGAAGATCAATATCACCCCTGCTACTACAAGGAAATTCTTCTTGTGCACAGATTCCTTCCACTTCAGATATACATTATGTGGCAGAGAGTACATGAAGCTAATCTGAATTGTTCTTTTTCAAAGACAGTGCTTTTAAAAAAACGCCACCATTGA